The genomic window GTGCAAGAGAAGGAAACTCAGTTTGCTTCAGATACTATATCCTCAAGTACCAGCAGCCACAGGGAAAATCCTGAAGCAACTGAACAAACTTTCAACAGCAACATATCCAGAGATGAAATGGAGAATCCATCAAAGGAAAAGAGTTACTCAGATGAGATATCATCTGCCACTTCTGCAATTGCTGCTGATAGGGCTATCTCTGCTGAAGGTGTTGCTGCTGTTCCTAAGAGTGATCATGGAGAGAAAGGTGATGGAGAGGGAAAACGTGAGGATTCTTCTAACAAGTCAGGAAAGAACATTGCTACCTCTGTGACAGAGAAACTTGCTCCAGTTTATGGGAAGGTTGCTGGTGTGGGAAGTGCAGTGAAGTCTAAAGTGTCCGGAACCAGATCAGAAGACAGTGTTGGAGTTGAAACAGAAAATGTGGAGAAAGGAGAAGACAAAAGGGTGAATGTGAAGGACTATTTGGCTGAGAAGCTAAAGCCTGGTGAAGAAGACAAGGCACTTTCTGAGGTGATTTCAGAAGCTTTTAACAAGCGTAAAGAAGATCCAAAGAAGGCTTCTGAGGGTGAGGATAGGGATGTGGATGCTATAAAGAAGCAAGGAGAAGAGACAGTGGCTGAAACTGAAGAGAGCAATGTGAGTAGTCCAGGAAAAAGTGTGGTTGGTAAGATTAAAGGTGTTGTTGGCTCTTGGTTTGGCAAATCAGAGGAGAATCAATCATCATCAAAGGGTATATGTTTTCTTGGCAGATTTTGCAAACACATTTGTATATGACTAGTATAATTCTGATTCTGATGTTGTTCTTATGAATGCAGGAGGTGAAGATTTAACATTGAACAAGAATAGTGGTGAAATCCAGGCTGAAGGTGAAAGAAGACTGGAGGAGTAATGCAATTGAAGAATTTATTATTTATGTGCTTTCTGGTTGTCTCATGTTGTTAGTTGTTACATATGTTTGTGTATAGTGGATTTATGTGAACCTTGTTATGTGTATGTGCAGTATCAATTATGTATGAACCACACTGTATTGTTATTATTAAGTGAAAATGGTGTCTTAATACTTAAATAGTATATTTTCTTGTACACATCAGTGGAGATAAATGCTCTTCCAAATAAGAAGAAAACAATTTATCATTGATCTCAAGATGTTAATGCTATTTGTAAATTGATTATGGACATCAAAAGTAGTAGAAATCTTAAGGATAATGTGGTGTTCTGCTGAAGGTCTATTGAGATATTCACACAAGTTGACAAATGAGAGTTTAATTACTTTTAAATTAAAGTACTACTTATATATAATAGAAATTATTAATTCAATAGTGGTTAATCTctaattttattactttatcaattttcttattttaggtaattaaaaaaaaaaggatattaATTGCATTGTCAAACTAAAATCCTAAACTAGAAATTTGGGTAAAAGTTAACCCcgattttttcctttcttttctggATCTGTTTTTGGACTACGCTTTTGGGATTTAAGAATAATTGACTTAGCGAACGAAACGATGCGTTTGACGGCAAAGGAAAGacttgagaaaaagtgatttctTCTTCCTTCGTCCAATGTGTTAGGGTTTTGCAGTTGCGGAGTTCAGTGAGATTAGTGACAATGCATTGCAGCTCCATATGATGCAATTCTCCAGCACCTGCAACGCTGTCTCGATCAAAACGCCAAAGTATCGTTCAACACGGTACGATATTTTGCCCCTTCATGTTTATCTCCTTGTTCTTGTATACTCAATCTGTTCCTCCAAGCTGGATTTTTCGATTCGATGGGCATCATCCATCAGCTCGGTAGCACCATGAGCTTCTCGAAGATTCCAGTGCAGAGAAACTCCGCTATTGTGTTGTGTATTTCAAAGTTGCTGATATAATAATGGGTTCGAGATCGAGCCATGAATTCAGTAACCCTTTTAGGTCCAAGAATAGTTCACAAAATTCCCCATTGCTTGATTATGTCACGGAAATTATGTGACGGTAGTTTCCTTGGTGATGATGGGTTTGAATGCGTCGAGGAACCTTTAAAAAGGATAGTTTCGGAGTATGATTCCAACGAGGGTGAAAGGCTCCATGTGGATGAGGATTGGAGCTGTAACCATAATCAGTTTTCGCTTAGAAGAGGGTTCTTAGAAAACGTGAAGCTAGATGCCAAGAAGGTCCTTGAGGTTCTTCGACAAGATGGACCGGGCCTTGATGCTAGGTTAGTTTTAGATGAATTGAATGTAAGTCCGTCCGGGATTCTTGTCAGAGAAGTTCTCGCTGGAATCTTGAAGAGCATAAATTTTGAGAATAAAACCAGGTGTGCCAAATTGGCATACAAGTTTTTCGTGTGGTGCAATCAGCAGGAGGACTACAGACCCACTTCAAATGCATATCACTTGATGATGAACATATATGCTGAGTGCCTGGAGTTTAAGGCGTTGTGGAGGTTGGTTGATGAGATGATTGAGAAAGGGTTTCCTGCTACTGCTCGTACGTTCAACATTTTGATTCGAACTTGTGGTGAGGCAGGTTTAGCTAAGAAATTGGTGGAGAGGTTTATTAAATCAATGACTTTTAATTATAGGCCTTTTAAGCACTCCTACAATGCGATTCTGCATGGTCTTTTTGTGTTACGCCAGTACAAGTTGATTGAGTGGGTTCATCAACAAATGTTGCTGGAGGGTTTTTCTTCAGATGTTTTAACATACAATATTGTCATGTTTTCTAAGTACAAACTTGGAAAGATGGATCAGTTCCACATACTGCTTGATGAGATGGGTAGGAATGGATTTTCTCCAGATTTTCACACCTATAACATTCTTCTTCATGTCCTTGGTAAAGGAGACAAGCCCCTTGCAGCTCTTAATCTTCTAAATCTCATGAGAGAAACAGGTATAGAGCCAACAGTGCTTCATTACACCACATTGATAGATGGACTCAGCAGAGCTGGGAATGTGGATGCATGCAAATACTTTTTTGATGAAATAATAAAGAATGGGGGCACGCCTGATGTGGTGGCTTACACTGTAATGATAACAGGATATGTAGTGGCAGGTGAGCTTGAGAAAGCTCTGGAAATGTTTCGAGAGATGATTTCTAGAGAACAGGTCCCAAATGTGTTTACATACAATTCCATAATTCGGGGATTATGTAAGGCACGAAAGTTCAAGGAAGCCTGCTCAATGCTCAAGGAGATGGAGACCAAAGGTTGTAGTCCAAATTTTGTTGTCTATAATACATTAGTGAGTAGTTTGCGCAATGCCGGAAGAACCAACGATGCTCATGAAGTGATAAAACAGATGATGGAGAAGCGGAAGTATGCTCACATACTTTCGAGGTTTCAAAAGGACTAATGTATAGTTATAGGGTAGATTGTCAACTTGGATACGTTAACTTATGGGTATCTACAAATTATCTGGTTAGCTGTGACCAATGACCCACTGCGGGTTCAAATGGTTCCCTCCTCCtctgatatatatattttttgagcAATTGGTAACTGACATGTAACCTGTACGCCCATTTTTTTTCCataatacataaaaaaattacTTGTTTACTGGTTTCAGATATGCTTCTTTTTCATTTATATATGCCTGCATTTCCCAAAAAGGTTAAGGAACataaattatctttttttttcttttaatagtgTAAACATTATATACTTATCGTAATAACTTTTATTTTTTGCTCAAGTATTATAAATCTAACTGGATGTCTTTAACCAACCAGGCATAAGAAATTGATTATTACGTAGAGGAATGTGTTACATCCTGTCCATTCTTCAGCTTATATTAATGATAGATGTACCCCTTTTGCCTAAAAAATTCCTGCATGTTTGAAAAAACATTTCTCATTATGACTAGCTAAGTCAATGATGTTTGGTTGGTATTAAAAGGTCACATATAGCTTATAGCATGAATATTTCATGTTTGCTATATAGTCTTTTATCATCAGGTTATATATACATGATGCATTGGGTCTCAAGTTTCAATTGTTGCATGGCCCCTTTCTTTTGACATTTGAAGTGGCACCATGATTATTTGCCTGTTATGATTATTGTTTTATGTAGGCTGAAATGAAGAACTGAGATTGGGTTTTCAGTTGAGATATGTATGAAGCAGGACGACTCCGCTGCTAGTATAGATTGATTTTTTTTACTTCTTGTTGCTATAGATGAAGATCTAACACTATATATTCACACACGCACAATGAAGTTGGCGGGTGTGTATGAATGTATGTTATGAAAAAAGCCGGGActgttgatttttttattagtCTCTATACATGAATGTAAACGTGTATGTAAAAATTCAGCTGACTTATGTATAGTTACAATTTATTGTAGTCCTGTAATGACCTCTGCAAGTTGAAATTGTACTTATTTGAAGTGATTCTGCTCCGAGAAAGATAAAATGTTTACCACAAAAGAATTGTCTCTTCTTATAAGCTTACATTGTGAACTTCTCTAACAGAGTGAAGATTTTTTCAGATTCTCTCATGACCAAGATAATCTGTCGCTGTTGCCCACCATATATACAGCCAAAGATGACTCGACAGAATGATTGACGAAAATGCTTTGATCATGAAGCAAACGTGTGTATATACATGACTTAGCTTTCACACTGAGATGAATGCTTTGAAAACCATAGTTGTCTTCTTTCATCTTTCAAGTGGTAGTGTGGAATGATGGAATCACGAGCGTCCTATACACTTGGTTTCATTGGCACTTAATTTATAGAAAATCACCATGAAATTTTAGTTTAATAATCATTTGCTGAAACAAGACGTCATATTTATCTACAATCTTATCACTATCAGAGGAGAAGCCGTGGCCGCAATTTACAAGATCAGATCATATCATACATCTCTTCAATGCTTACCTCCACTCATACATAATAATGTGAATatcaaagaaaattaaaatccatACAAATTTTTAATGCTCATCTAGTTACTTGTTTCCATTTCAGCAATCAAGCACTAGAAAATGATTGTGACCACAGATTTATAAAGAAACCAACATGAATTAAATCCATGATTTCTGTAttataagaaagaaaaaagagggaAGAATATGAAAAATCAGATGACATGTATTGTAATTGTATTTATTTATTCTCCTTGTTtgcctcttctttcttctcttccttcttctcttcttgttttgtttcttctttcttttcttccttagcaGGTCCAACCGATAATATGTCAACCTTCCCTATCTTCTTCAGTTTCTTCACTACTGCCACTGCATCCATTTCACCAATCACTGTTATCTTCTGTTCATTTATATCTACAGCAATCGAATCAATCCCTGTTCATCAAACAAACAGTTCATCAAATACACTAATCCTTGGTTGCGTTCCATGAATATATATTCAAGTTTTCTGTGGGAGGAAGAAACCTACCGAAGATATCTGCAACTGCTTCAATTGCCTTTTTCTTGGTTTTTTCATCAGTCATAGTAAGGACCTTCAACTCTATCTTCTGCAAATAGATAGAGATAGATAAGAACAAAGAAATACAATTACTTTTAACTAACTAAACAAGCATAAGCATCAACATACATAATGAAACAAGACAATGGAGAAGAAATTAATGTAAACAAAATGTGCAATTGAGTACCTGAGCCATTCTGATTCTCCACAAGCGAGTGACAAAACAGAACAAGGAAAATGAGAATGAAGACTCCAGAATTTTGTGGCCTTTGTACTTTTATTTTGTGGCCAGCATGGCGCAGTTCAATAGCTTACGTAGGACAATTGTTTTGACATGGTGATGGCATGTTCCAAGCctttagatttttctttttcttttttttctattcactTTCTTGTCATCAACCATATTTgctttatatatatagatattaaaaataacatGTAAGATATTAGTGAAATGGAAAGTAGAAGAAAATTCTGATTAATTACTTGTCACTAAGAAAAGTCAGATGAAGACGTTATAATTAATGATATTCTAAGTGCATTAGTCTTTATTTCATGAGGCACCAATCCATTGTTTCCTTAACAGTACAAAAAATTATAGAACAAAAGGCTAACATGAAGAAAAGCTTGTATGTTGTAACTCCTAGCAGACATCTGAATGGTTTACATGTAATATAATATTCATACAACTATACAAGATTGTCCATTCTATAAATTGCTTCTGTTGTTTTGTCTTAGAACCTTTTGTAATGGAAAAATGATACAATCCTATAATCCACTATAAGTTATCAAACATACATCCGAAACATGCTTAGGTCAAAACATTCAAAATATAATACCTGCTATGAGTGACCATTAGTAAATTAGAAATATTTACAAATAGCAGGTGACTTTGATTCAACAAGTATCATTTTTTGTTTAAATAGACTACATCTTTTTACATGTCAAAAAATTCTTTGAATATTCTAATCATCAAAACATATACGAGTATAAACTCTAGATTAATTTTCAAGTCTCCCATCTTACAATTATTATTTAACCAATTACATCAAGGGTTATTAATCTTAATGTACTTGAAGGTGTCAGTCTGCAAACTCAGGAAAGAAAAGGGGGTGGGGAAGAAATCCCAAGGTCACAGAATCAAAATGTATATAGTTGCAATAAGGCAAACCTTCTACTATAGTCTGAAATACATGGCAGTGTGTTCTTCTATCATATTAAGATACAGTTTAGAATGTAGATCGTAAGACAAAGAACAAAAAAAGAAAGGGGAAAAGGTAGGGGAATGAAATCAAATATGGTGGTTATTACTTTTATTATATCAATAATAGATGTATAGAACTATATATTATATTGCCCGGGCTTTTATGATGTCAAAGCTCATCTCACTTGGATCCGTTGCTTGCAATTCAACTTGAATGCCATCGAGTTCCCTCTTGAATCTATCCTTGGAGCTCGCATACACCATCTTTTCTCTCACTCTTGATGTATCCGGTGCCCTAAATGTTAAACAATTAATTCATCAGAGGAACTAtgactttcaattatcaattgttCTTCCCTAAAATTAACTTGAGAATCAGAAAAATTACTGCAATATGTTAGTATTATTAACATTTCTACACATAGCTAGAAAGAACTATGAGTTTCAAAATGCTTTAATGAAActgaatttcatcaaattacCATGCAATGAAGAAAATTTTGCTTTTCTGACAGTTCTCGTCCGTAGTGAAATCGAAATCAAAGACAGCATATCGGCACTCATTAGCAGGTAGAGAAGCAGTGAAGTCATCATAGGTTTCGTCGGGGCTTCCGACTTTCTCCACCACCACTTCTTGGTTCTCAATCCTGAACACAATGAATCGGTAATTCCTCTTTGCCTTTAACTCCAGAAACTTCAATTTACATGCATCATTAACAGCCATTCCAGATGCCGCGTTCGCCTAACACAGTCAATTCATCGTAAAATCAAAGGAAATAACATAAGCATACAACACAGTTCAAGTTCTTACGTTTATGCATTTCATTAATTGCCTAAAGAGGTTAGATTTGCACAATAGTTATGAAAGTAAGATCTACCAAAATTATACAAATGAAGTTCTAAAATCAGAAAAATTCTGTTATATGAAATGATTAAGCAAATTTCATAATTGTATTAAGTAAATCCGATGGTGCTAAAACACATAGAAACAACGGCATCTCTATCTGGCACTATATAATATAACACATGTTCTCAGATTTCAGATAACTATTCGGCATTGAAAAACGAAGGAGAAAGAGAACGTACCATGATGTCGTCGTTGATGGAGAAAGCCTCAAAGGAGAAATGAGAAAGAAAATGAGTTAGAGATTTGggaaagaaacaagaaaaaaaatgagagagaAACAGAGGAAGAGATCCTTATTCAGAGGGAAATAAGAGCCTGGAGACAAAAACGGAGAGCAATAGAATTTTGAGGCAGGAAACAGAAGGTTCATATCATTTCTAAACTTTGATGGCTCTTAGCGTAAACCAACCTACATTGCATTTGCATGTGCATGTGCATCAATATATGATTATGATGCATGCTTTCTTAATTACAAATCACACTTAATACTCGATTTGGTACCTGAAGTTACACgcgagtctcaatttagtccctgaagTTTCAATTATCTCTATTTAGTCCCCAAACTTTGTGAACATAACTCATGTTAGTCCTTAAAACAATTTTCAACGTATAAACGTAAACGAAACACTGTTGTGACAGCCGGATGCCACACTAAATTTTGTAAAATGATATCGTTTTGGTTTTGGCACTCAAATAACCTAAAAACAACATCCTAAatggtgtttattaaaattttacctaGCAAAATAAGTAATACGATGTCGTTTTTGAGCTATTTAAATGTTAAAACCAAAACTGcatcattttacaagttttaacGTGACATGTGATAGTCTACAACAGCACTCTATTaacgtttttatactaaaaatgaTCTCAGAAACTAATATGAGTCACGTTTATAAACTTTCAGGGACCAAATTGAATATTATCTCTACAAATTATCTTTTACCATGTCATCACATTATAATATTAAACAATTAATTATCGTGTTAAATATCTTAGTTTTGCACGTATTTTGAAAGCAAAAGATTAATTTTTCTTCAAATTATAATTGGACTTATACCTCGTTTTAAACAATATTATATTAATGTTCTAGCTAAAACTAACCCAAGATAACATACTCTTTTGCCAAAAGTAATGCGGCATTGGTTTTCGTTTTTAGATAAGAAGCTTCaaaggaaattgaaattcaattcaaATGGTG from Arachis ipaensis cultivar K30076 chromosome B09, Araip1.1, whole genome shotgun sequence includes these protein-coding regions:
- the LOC107617119 gene encoding pentatricopeptide repeat-containing protein At1g55630-like, whose protein sequence is MNSVTLLGPRIVHKIPHCLIMSRKLCDGSFLGDDGFECVEEPLKRIVSEYDSNEGERLHVDEDWSCNHNQFSLRRGFLENVKLDAKKVLEVLRQDGPGLDARLVLDELNVSPSGILVREVLAGILKSINFENKTRCAKLAYKFFVWCNQQEDYRPTSNAYHLMMNIYAECLEFKALWRLVDEMIEKGFPATARTFNILIRTCGEAGLAKKLVERFIKSMTFNYRPFKHSYNAILHGLFVLRQYKLIEWVHQQMLLEGFSSDVLTYNIVMFSKYKLGKMDQFHILLDEMGRNGFSPDFHTYNILLHVLGKGDKPLAALNLLNLMRETGIEPTVLHYTTLIDGLSRAGNVDACKYFFDEIIKNGGTPDVVAYTVMITGYVVAGELEKALEMFREMISREQVPNVFTYNSIIRGLCKARKFKEACSMLKEMETKGCSPNFVVYNTLVSSLRNAGRTNDAHEVIKQMMEKRKYAHILSRFQKD
- the LOC107617121 gene encoding heavy metal-associated isoprenylated plant protein 39, producing MAQKIELKVLTMTDEKTKKKAIEAVADIFGIDSIAVDINEQKITVIGEMDAVAVVKKLKKIGKVDILSVGPAKEEKKEETKQEEKKEEKKEEANKENK